One region of Clavibacter michiganensis subsp. tessellarius genomic DNA includes:
- a CDS encoding HRDC domain-containing protein, giving the protein MTVIDTREEYLRAVDAIAAGTGPIAVDAERASGFRYSQRAYLIQVFRRGAGTFLFDPPAVGSFAELDAVIRDVEWVLHAASQDLACLREVGLDPQRIFDTELASRLLGLPRVGLGTVVEELLGIHLAKEHSAADWSTRPLPRAWLVYAALDVELLVDVRDEIARRLDEQGKTRIAEQEFAATIAKEAKPARVEPWRRLSGLHGVRGGRNLAVAKELWEARDAYAREVDTSPGRLVPDGSLVAVARVLPQSKRDLAAVREFSGRASRSEIDRWWAAVERGLAATEFPSLRGAGESMPPAKAWADKDPAADRRLKRARAAVQEVADGMSLPQENLLTPEVLRRVAWTPPADLAPEAVGEALASWGARPWQIEAAAPAVAAAFVDADQADDAADDGAS; this is encoded by the coding sequence CTGACGGTCATCGACACGCGCGAGGAGTACCTGCGCGCGGTCGACGCGATCGCCGCCGGCACCGGGCCCATCGCCGTCGACGCCGAGCGCGCCTCCGGCTTCCGCTACAGCCAGCGCGCCTACCTCATCCAGGTGTTCCGCCGGGGCGCGGGCACGTTCCTGTTCGACCCGCCCGCCGTCGGCTCGTTCGCGGAGCTCGACGCGGTGATCCGCGACGTCGAGTGGGTCCTGCACGCCGCGAGCCAGGACCTCGCGTGCCTCCGCGAGGTCGGGCTCGACCCGCAGCGCATCTTCGACACCGAGCTGGCCTCGCGCCTCCTGGGTCTGCCCCGCGTGGGCCTCGGCACCGTGGTGGAGGAGCTGCTCGGGATCCACCTGGCCAAGGAGCACTCGGCCGCCGACTGGTCGACCCGCCCGCTCCCCCGCGCCTGGCTCGTCTACGCGGCGCTCGACGTGGAGCTGCTCGTCGACGTCCGCGACGAGATCGCGCGCCGCCTCGACGAGCAGGGCAAGACGCGCATCGCCGAGCAGGAGTTCGCCGCGACCATCGCGAAGGAGGCGAAGCCGGCGCGCGTGGAGCCGTGGCGTCGCCTGAGCGGCCTGCACGGCGTCCGCGGAGGACGCAACCTCGCGGTCGCGAAGGAGCTGTGGGAGGCCCGGGACGCCTACGCGCGCGAGGTCGACACGAGCCCCGGCCGCCTCGTCCCCGACGGGTCCCTCGTGGCCGTCGCGCGGGTGCTGCCGCAGTCCAAGCGCGACCTCGCGGCCGTCCGGGAGTTCTCGGGCCGCGCGAGCCGCAGCGAGATCGACCGCTGGTGGGCCGCCGTCGAGCGCGGGCTCGCCGCGACCGAGTTCCCGTCGCTGCGCGGCGCCGGCGAGTCGATGCCGCCCGCCAAGGCCTGGGCCGACAAGGACCCCGCCGCCGACCGCCGCCTCAAGCGCGCCCGCGCGGCCGTCCAGGAGGTGGCCGACGGCATGTCCCTCCCCCAGGAGAACCTGCTGACGCCCGAAGTGCTCCGTCGCGTCGCGTGGACGCCGCCCGCCGACCTCGCCCCCGAGGCCGTCGGCGAGGCGCTCGCCTCGTGGGGCGCGCGTCCCTGGCAGATCGAGGCGGCGGCCCCCGCGGTCGCGGCGGCCTTTGTCGATGCGGACCAAGCGGACGACGCAGCCGACGACGGGGCCTCGTAG
- a CDS encoding ammonium transporter has protein sequence MDQGNTAFLLIAAALVLLMTPGLAFFYGGLVKAKSVISMMMMSFGAMGLIGLLWVLYGYAIAFGNGPDGAAGNPRFVGIDGVLGIDLGQLGLGDAYTAALGEQTSAYPTLAFAAFQATFAIITVALISGAIADRAKFGAWMVFAGVWATIVYFPVASWVFNFTLADGATVDGGWIAYNVGAIDFAGGTAVHINAGAAALALSLVLGKRVGFAKGMHVPHNPPFVLLGAGLLWFGWFGFNAGSELAADGIAAIAFLNTIAAPAAAILGWLVVEKIRDGKPTSVGAASGAVAGLVAITPACAALSPTWAIVLGLVAGAVCAVAIELKFKLGFDDSLDVVGIHLIGGLIGTLYIGIFATNVGLIYSGSLEQLGKQALAAFAVLIYSFVLSYVIGTIIQKTMGFRVKNEDEIAGIDTIVHGEEGYVLETSGR, from the coding sequence ATGGACCAAGGCAACACCGCCTTCCTCCTGATCGCCGCGGCGCTGGTCCTCCTGATGACGCCGGGTCTGGCGTTCTTCTACGGCGGGCTCGTCAAGGCCAAGAGCGTCATCAGCATGATGATGATGAGCTTCGGGGCCATGGGCCTCATCGGGCTGCTCTGGGTCCTGTACGGCTACGCCATCGCGTTCGGCAACGGCCCCGACGGCGCCGCGGGCAACCCGCGCTTCGTCGGCATCGACGGCGTGCTCGGCATCGACCTCGGCCAACTCGGCCTCGGGGACGCGTACACGGCGGCCCTCGGCGAGCAGACCTCCGCCTACCCGACGCTGGCGTTCGCCGCCTTCCAGGCGACCTTCGCGATCATCACCGTCGCGCTCATCTCCGGCGCCATCGCCGACCGCGCCAAGTTCGGCGCGTGGATGGTCTTCGCCGGCGTCTGGGCCACGATCGTCTACTTCCCGGTCGCCAGCTGGGTCTTCAACTTCACGCTCGCCGACGGCGCGACCGTCGACGGCGGGTGGATCGCCTACAACGTCGGCGCCATCGACTTCGCCGGCGGCACCGCGGTGCACATTAACGCGGGCGCCGCGGCCCTCGCCCTCTCGCTCGTCCTCGGCAAGCGCGTCGGGTTCGCCAAGGGCATGCACGTGCCGCACAACCCGCCCTTCGTGCTCCTCGGCGCCGGCCTGCTGTGGTTCGGCTGGTTCGGCTTCAACGCCGGATCCGAGCTCGCGGCCGACGGCATCGCCGCCATCGCGTTCCTCAACACCATCGCGGCGCCCGCCGCGGCCATCCTCGGCTGGCTCGTGGTCGAGAAGATCCGCGACGGCAAGCCCACCTCGGTGGGCGCCGCCTCCGGTGCCGTCGCGGGCCTCGTCGCCATCACCCCGGCCTGCGCCGCGCTCTCGCCGACCTGGGCGATCGTGCTCGGGCTCGTCGCCGGCGCCGTCTGCGCCGTGGCCATCGAGCTGAAGTTCAAGCTCGGCTTCGACGACTCGCTCGACGTGGTGGGCATCCACCTCATCGGCGGCCTCATCGGCACGCTCTACATCGGCATCTTCGCGACCAACGTCGGCCTCATCTACTCGGGCTCGCTCGAGCAGCTGGGCAAGCAGGCCCTCGCCGCGTTCGCCGTGCTGATCTACTCGTTCGTCCTCTCCTACGTCATCGGCACGATCATCCAGAAGACCATGGGCTTCCGGGTGAAGAACGAGGACGAGATCGCGGGCATCGACACGATCGTCCACGGCGAGGAGGGCTACGTGCTGGAGACCTCCGGCCGCTGA
- a CDS encoding dihydrofolate reductase family protein, with amino-acid sequence MRISRVLPVAGAGDAATRGLDDDGTRVWLEGLYRPGSPVHVRLNFVASVDGSVIGADGSSDSLSSVVDRRILGVIRELADVVLVGAGTVRAERYVLPRRTPLAVATSSGDLAGHRFDADAEAGRLLVLCPPEARDRALATLDGVPADIVPVPLGAAADGRLSGDDVIDALGRHGLTSVVCEGGPALAAALLAAGRVDELCLTTSPELVTPLMPLVPAGSGIHAPMRLAQLLVDDDHRTYARWAVDRG; translated from the coding sequence GTGAGGATCTCGCGGGTCCTGCCCGTGGCGGGCGCAGGCGACGCCGCCACCCGCGGGCTCGACGACGACGGCACGCGGGTCTGGCTCGAGGGCCTCTACCGGCCCGGATCCCCCGTGCACGTGCGCCTCAACTTCGTGGCGTCCGTCGACGGCAGCGTGATCGGGGCCGACGGGTCCTCTGACAGCCTCAGCAGCGTCGTGGACCGCCGCATCCTCGGGGTGATCCGCGAGCTCGCCGACGTCGTCCTGGTCGGCGCCGGCACGGTGCGCGCCGAGCGGTACGTGCTCCCCCGCCGCACGCCCCTCGCGGTCGCCACGTCGTCGGGCGACCTCGCCGGGCACCGCTTCGACGCCGACGCCGAGGCGGGCCGCCTGCTCGTCCTGTGCCCGCCCGAGGCGCGCGACCGCGCCCTCGCCACCCTCGACGGGGTCCCCGCCGATATCGTGCCGGTCCCGCTGGGCGCGGCCGCGGACGGCCGTCTCTCGGGCGACGACGTCATCGACGCGCTCGGCCGCCACGGCCTCACGAGCGTGGTGTGCGAGGGCGGGCCGGCCCTCGCCGCGGCGCTCCTCGCCGCCGGCCGCGTCGACGAGCTCTGCCTCACCACCTCCCCCGAGCTCGTCACGCCCCTGATGCCCCTCGTGCCGGCGGGCTCCGGGATCCACGCGCCCATGCGCCTCGCGCAGCTGCTCGTGGACGACGACCACCGCACGTACGCCCGGTGGGCCGTCGACCGCGGCTGA
- the zapE gene encoding cell division protein ZapE, which translates to MTNTDTGSRHHDERGAGPGALVGRSPSITGQEIAAHLVPPRQFDEARFDTYRPDPEYDTQAQAVEVLRAFSGDRAGSRGGLFSRRKAPAVKPGVYLDGGFGVGKTHLLASLWHAMPGPKYFGTFIEYTALVGALGYQGAVEILRGATLVAIDEFELDDPGDTMMMTRLLSDLVADGTRIAATSNTPPNALGEGRFAAADFLREIQAMSDRFDTIRIDGLDYRRRAFEGHAVTVDDADLDARAEAAGAGGRQVTVDGFAELVGHLARLHPSKYVKLIEGVDVIALRDVTQLTGQTDALRFVAFVDRVYDAQIPLLATGTPFDEAFSAEMLAGGYRKKYLRAISRLISLTASAREL; encoded by the coding sequence GTGACGAACACCGACACCGGATCCCGGCACCACGACGAGCGCGGCGCGGGACCGGGGGCGCTCGTCGGACGGTCGCCGAGCATCACCGGCCAGGAGATCGCCGCGCACCTCGTGCCCCCGCGGCAGTTCGACGAGGCGCGCTTCGACACCTACCGGCCCGACCCGGAGTACGACACGCAGGCGCAGGCCGTCGAGGTGCTCCGCGCGTTCTCGGGCGACCGCGCCGGATCCCGTGGCGGCCTCTTCTCCCGGCGGAAGGCCCCGGCCGTGAAGCCCGGCGTCTACCTCGACGGCGGCTTCGGCGTCGGCAAGACGCACCTCCTGGCCTCCCTCTGGCACGCGATGCCGGGGCCGAAGTACTTCGGCACCTTCATCGAGTACACGGCGCTCGTCGGCGCCCTCGGCTACCAGGGCGCGGTCGAGATCCTCCGCGGCGCGACGCTCGTCGCCATCGACGAGTTCGAGCTCGACGACCCGGGCGACACCATGATGATGACGCGCCTGCTCTCCGACCTCGTGGCCGACGGCACGCGCATCGCCGCGACCAGCAACACCCCGCCGAACGCGCTGGGGGAGGGGCGCTTCGCCGCGGCCGACTTCCTCCGCGAGATCCAGGCCATGAGCGACCGGTTCGACACGATCCGCATCGACGGCCTCGACTACCGCCGCCGCGCCTTCGAGGGCCACGCGGTGACGGTCGACGACGCCGACCTCGACGCGCGCGCCGAGGCGGCCGGCGCCGGCGGGCGACAGGTCACGGTCGACGGCTTCGCCGAGCTCGTGGGGCACCTCGCGCGCCTGCACCCGTCGAAGTACGTGAAGCTCATCGAGGGCGTCGACGTGATCGCCCTCCGCGACGTCACCCAGCTGACCGGGCAGACGGACGCGCTCCGCTTCGTGGCGTTCGTCGACCGCGTGTACGACGCGCAGATCCCGCTGCTCGCGACGGGCACCCCGTTCGACGAGGCCTTCTCCGCCGAGATGCTCGCGGGCGGGTACCGGAAGAAGTACCTGCGGGCGATCTCGCGGCTCATCTCGCTCACGGCCTCGGCCCGCGAGCTGTAG
- a CDS encoding putative protein N(5)-glutamine methyltransferase yields the protein MFAEEEAALLVAEAAHRHPDHGSGPGAGRDGRAEGLERMVAARVDGEPLETVLGWAAFAGRRIIVRPGVFVPRRRTERLARAAVAAAGEVAHAVVVDLCCGSGAIAAVLADDAPGAVVHAADVDPVAVACAAENLVPRGASVHQGDLMAALPATLQGGIDVLVANVPYVPRAGLDLMPPEARLHEPEATRDGGVDGLDVLRRVARGSGPWLAPDGLLLVEVADAQVDAALDAIARAGLEARVEPGDASDAQDPGDDAAEDEDDGTRVVTGRRRR from the coding sequence GTGTTCGCCGAGGAGGAGGCCGCGCTGCTCGTCGCCGAGGCGGCGCACCGCCATCCCGACCACGGCTCCGGCCCGGGCGCCGGGCGGGACGGACGCGCGGAGGGGCTCGAGCGCATGGTCGCGGCCCGCGTCGACGGGGAGCCCCTCGAGACGGTCCTCGGCTGGGCCGCGTTCGCGGGACGGCGGATCATCGTGCGCCCCGGCGTGTTCGTGCCGCGCCGACGCACGGAACGCCTCGCGCGGGCGGCGGTGGCCGCGGCGGGCGAGGTCGCGCATGCGGTCGTCGTCGACCTGTGCTGCGGCTCGGGTGCCATCGCCGCCGTGCTCGCGGACGACGCGCCGGGCGCGGTCGTGCACGCGGCCGACGTGGATCCCGTCGCCGTCGCGTGCGCGGCGGAGAACCTCGTCCCGCGCGGGGCCTCGGTGCACCAGGGCGACCTGATGGCGGCGTTGCCCGCGACGCTGCAGGGCGGGATCGACGTCCTGGTGGCCAACGTGCCCTACGTGCCGCGCGCCGGGCTCGACCTCATGCCGCCCGAGGCCCGCCTGCACGAGCCGGAGGCGACGCGCGACGGCGGGGTCGACGGGCTCGACGTGCTGCGGCGCGTGGCGCGGGGGAGCGGCCCGTGGCTCGCGCCCGACGGGCTCCTCCTCGTCGAGGTCGCGGACGCGCAGGTCGACGCCGCCCTCGACGCGATCGCGCGCGCCGGCCTCGAGGCGCGGGTCGAGCCCGGCGACGCGAGCGACGCGCAAGACCCGGGCGACGACGCGGCCGAGGACGAGGACGACGGCACGCGGGTCGTGACCGGCCGACGCCGCCGCTGA
- a CDS encoding DUF3000 domain-containing protein: MVDTRDSAEDPPEFRAALDALRRATTRSELVLTKIPSPSSNLAPYAVALAADVSPSGHASDSELGTGRFILLHDPEEPEAWGGAFRIVCFAQAPLETDMGTDPFLADVAWSWLVDGLASRGARYSAPSGTATRIISTGYGELARQGSGAKIELRASWTPADADVTAHVEGWGELLCMLAGLPPAGEGVTLLSARRTRT, encoded by the coding sequence GTGGTAGACACCCGTGACAGCGCCGAGGATCCGCCCGAGTTCCGCGCGGCGCTGGACGCGCTCCGGCGGGCCACCACCCGGTCCGAGCTCGTGCTGACCAAGATCCCGTCGCCGTCGTCGAACCTCGCGCCCTACGCCGTGGCGCTCGCGGCGGACGTGTCGCCGTCCGGCCACGCGTCCGACTCGGAGCTCGGCACGGGCCGCTTCATCCTGCTGCACGACCCCGAGGAGCCCGAGGCCTGGGGCGGCGCGTTCCGCATCGTCTGCTTCGCGCAGGCGCCCCTCGAGACCGACATGGGCACGGACCCCTTCCTCGCGGATGTGGCGTGGTCGTGGCTCGTCGACGGGCTCGCCTCCCGCGGCGCCCGCTACTCGGCGCCCTCGGGCACGGCGACGCGGATCATCTCCACCGGCTACGGCGAGCTCGCCCGCCAGGGCAGCGGCGCGAAGATCGAGCTGCGCGCCTCGTGGACGCCCGCCGACGCCGACGTGACCGCCCATGTGGAAGGCTGGGGGGAACTACTGTGCATGCTCGCCGGACTCCCTCCCGCGGGCGAAGGAGTGACACTGCTATCAGCGCGACGCACCCGGACGTGA
- a CDS encoding SufE family protein — translation MSGSPALPAALAEIRDDFLALGQRDRLLLLLDFSNDLPELPARYAEHPDLLERVEECQSPVFMFVEVVDGDVHVHAQAPAEAPTSRGFASILAQGLDGLPADDVLAVPDDYPSTIGLDAAVSPLRMRGMTAMLGRVKRQVRERLAG, via the coding sequence ATGAGCGGCTCCCCCGCGCTGCCCGCGGCGCTCGCCGAGATCCGCGACGACTTCCTCGCGCTCGGGCAGCGCGACCGGCTGCTCCTCCTGCTCGACTTCAGCAACGACCTGCCGGAGCTGCCGGCGCGCTACGCCGAGCACCCGGACCTGCTCGAGCGGGTCGAGGAGTGCCAGTCGCCCGTGTTCATGTTCGTGGAGGTCGTGGACGGCGACGTGCACGTGCACGCCCAGGCGCCGGCCGAGGCGCCGACGAGCCGCGGCTTCGCGTCGATCCTCGCGCAGGGGCTCGACGGGCTCCCGGCCGACGATGTGCTCGCGGTGCCCGACGACTACCCGTCGACCATCGGGCTCGACGCCGCCGTCTCGCCGCTGCGCATGCGCGGCATGACGGCGATGCTCGGCCGCGTCAAGCGCCAGGTGCGCGAGCGGCTCGCCGGGTGA
- a CDS encoding MarR family transcriptional regulator: MIDPTVPHARLADALSSVSERIDASVDASWDGLTGVQVLILRRLSGTERMDRASLALDTRTARAATVPSLASLMQKGLVLESEDPVGSYLHLSDGGRELLLGVRTARAEWMEQAARLSKPPVHGDDLLRAAALLEHLRATDDI; this comes from the coding sequence GTGATCGATCCCACCGTCCCGCATGCCCGGCTCGCCGACGCGCTCAGCTCCGTGTCCGAGCGCATCGACGCGTCCGTCGACGCCAGCTGGGACGGGCTCACCGGCGTCCAGGTCCTCATCCTCCGTCGGCTCTCCGGCACCGAGCGGATGGACCGCGCGTCGCTCGCGCTCGACACCCGCACCGCCCGCGCGGCCACCGTGCCGAGCCTCGCGTCGCTCATGCAGAAGGGCCTCGTGCTGGAGTCGGAGGACCCCGTCGGGTCCTACCTGCACCTCTCCGACGGGGGACGGGAGCTCCTGCTGGGCGTCCGGACGGCCCGCGCCGAGTGGATGGAGCAGGCCGCGCGTCTGTCGAAGCCCCCGGTGCACGGCGACGACCTGCTGCGCGCCGCGGCGCTCTTGGAGCACCTGCGCGCCACGGACGACATCTGA
- a CDS encoding aldo/keto reductase: MASPLITLNNGVTIPQLGFGVFQTPPAETQQAVERAFEAGYRHIDTAAGYYNEEGVGAAIQATGIPREELFITTKLRNGDQGADSARSAFEDSRRKLGVDAVDLYLIHWPYPKHGLYVETWKTFEALHAEGLIRAIGVSNFLPEHLEKLAAESDVVPAVNQIEVHPTFQQHDLSTFSVERGIEVEAYSPLGQGADLESEVVTRLAKEHDATPAQIVLAWHLAQGRIVIPKSVTPERIVQNFQSIEVELSVEELAEIDTLETGTRLGADPATADFTQFPS, from the coding sequence ATGGCATCCCCCCTCATCACCCTGAACAACGGCGTCACCATCCCGCAGCTGGGCTTCGGCGTCTTCCAGACCCCGCCCGCCGAGACGCAGCAGGCCGTGGAGCGCGCCTTCGAGGCCGGCTACCGCCACATCGACACCGCCGCCGGCTACTACAACGAGGAGGGCGTGGGCGCCGCCATCCAGGCGACGGGCATCCCGCGCGAGGAGCTCTTCATCACCACCAAGCTCCGCAACGGCGACCAGGGCGCGGACAGCGCCCGCAGCGCCTTCGAGGACAGCCGCCGCAAGCTCGGCGTCGACGCGGTGGACCTCTACCTGATCCACTGGCCCTACCCGAAGCACGGCCTCTACGTGGAGACGTGGAAGACCTTCGAGGCGCTGCACGCCGAGGGCCTCATCCGCGCGATCGGCGTCTCCAACTTCCTCCCGGAGCACCTGGAGAAGCTGGCCGCCGAGTCCGACGTCGTGCCCGCGGTCAACCAGATCGAGGTGCACCCCACGTTCCAGCAGCACGATCTCTCGACCTTCTCGGTCGAGCGCGGCATCGAGGTCGAGGCGTACAGCCCGCTCGGCCAGGGCGCCGACCTCGAGTCGGAGGTCGTCACGCGCCTCGCGAAGGAGCACGACGCCACCCCCGCGCAGATCGTGCTCGCGTGGCACCTCGCGCAGGGCCGCATCGTGATCCCGAAGTCGGTCACCCCGGAGCGCATCGTGCAGAACTTCCAGAGCATCGAGGTCGAGCTGTCCGTCGAGGAGCTCGCCGAGATCGACACCCTGGAGACCGGCACGCGCCTCGGCGCCGACCCGGCGACGGCGGACTTCACGCAGTTCCCGTCCTGA
- a CDS encoding sulfurtransferase — protein sequence MAVEPDTTPRFAEYAHPERLVSGDWLQERLADGALTPGLVVVESDEDVLLYETGHIPGAVKLDWHTDLNDPVQRDYVDGERFAQLMSERGISRDSTVVVYGDKSNWWAAYALWVFTLFGHEDVRLLDGGRDKWIAEGRPTTTDQPEVAPVEYPVVERRDEEIRAFKDDVLAHLGHPLIDVRSPEEYTGQRTTAPAYPEEGSLRAGHIPTSRNVPWAKAAAEDGSFKTRAELDAVYREGAGLSDGDDVVVLCRIGERSSHTWFVLTHLLGFEGVRNYDGSWTEWGSAVRVPIVQGAEPGELPSR from the coding sequence ATGGCCGTCGAGCCGGACACCACCCCCAGGTTCGCCGAGTACGCCCACCCCGAGCGGCTCGTGAGCGGCGACTGGCTGCAGGAGCGCCTCGCGGACGGCGCGCTCACGCCCGGCCTCGTGGTCGTCGAGTCCGACGAGGACGTGCTGCTGTACGAGACCGGCCACATCCCCGGCGCGGTCAAGCTCGACTGGCACACCGACCTCAACGACCCGGTCCAGCGCGACTACGTCGACGGCGAGCGGTTCGCCCAGCTCATGTCGGAGCGGGGCATCTCCCGCGACAGCACGGTCGTCGTCTACGGCGACAAGAGCAACTGGTGGGCCGCCTACGCCCTCTGGGTCTTCACGCTCTTCGGCCACGAGGACGTGCGCCTCCTCGACGGCGGCCGCGACAAGTGGATCGCCGAGGGCCGCCCGACCACCACCGACCAGCCCGAGGTCGCGCCCGTCGAGTACCCCGTCGTCGAGCGCCGCGACGAGGAGATCCGCGCGTTCAAGGACGACGTGCTCGCGCACCTCGGCCACCCGCTCATCGACGTCCGCAGCCCGGAGGAGTACACGGGCCAGCGCACGACCGCTCCCGCGTACCCCGAGGAGGGCTCGCTCCGCGCCGGCCACATCCCCACGTCGCGCAACGTGCCGTGGGCCAAGGCCGCCGCCGAGGACGGCTCCTTCAAGACGCGCGCCGAGCTCGACGCCGTCTACCGCGAGGGCGCGGGCCTCTCCGACGGCGACGACGTCGTGGTCCTCTGCCGCATCGGCGAGCGGTCGAGCCACACGTGGTTCGTGCTCACGCACCTGCTGGGCTTCGAGGGCGTCCGCAACTACGACGGATCCTGGACCGAGTGGGGCTCCGCCGTGCGCGTCCCCATCGTCCAGGGCGCCGAGCCCGGGGAGCTGCCCTCCCGATGA